From a single Nocardioides panacis genomic region:
- a CDS encoding GntR family transcriptional regulator — protein MRTANGKGETHHTSQQHAVAWLRRAIVEGELRPGAHIQQDEIAERIGVSLIPAREALKVLEGEGQVTYIPRRGYFVSELLIEDLVEVNMLRELLEDRAARAAVEFFDDDALDRLEQAAEECSRASTSGDVAAQLAANRRFHFGIFEAGSGPHMMRLIRLLWESTEAYRAIYYNVEAERHAADDAHARILEAARARDTERLVAELDAHRDHALRSLVQILSRPTD, from the coding sequence ATGCGGACCGCAAACGGCAAGGGCGAGACCCACCATACGAGCCAGCAGCACGCGGTCGCATGGCTTCGCCGCGCCATCGTCGAGGGCGAGCTGCGGCCCGGTGCACACATCCAGCAGGACGAGATCGCTGAACGGATCGGCGTCAGCCTGATCCCGGCACGTGAAGCGCTCAAGGTGCTCGAGGGCGAAGGCCAGGTCACCTACATTCCGCGGCGGGGGTACTTCGTCTCGGAGCTGCTCATCGAGGACCTGGTCGAGGTCAACATGCTGCGCGAGCTGCTGGAGGACCGCGCGGCACGCGCTGCGGTCGAGTTCTTCGACGACGATGCGCTCGACCGGCTGGAACAGGCTGCCGAGGAGTGCTCCCGGGCGTCGACCAGCGGTGACGTGGCCGCCCAGCTCGCCGCGAACCGTCGGTTCCACTTCGGCATCTTCGAGGCCGGCAGCGGTCCGCACATGATGCGCTTGATCCGGCTCCTCTGGGAGTCGACCGAGGCCTACCGCGCCATCTACTACAACGTCGAGGCCGAGCGGCACGCCGCGGACGATGCGCACGCGCGGATTCTCGAGGCGGCGCGGGCTCGCGACACCGAGCGCCTCGTGGCGGAGCTCGACGCGCACCGCGACCACGCCTTGCGGTCGCTGGTCCAGATCCTCTCGCGCCCCACGGATTGA
- a CDS encoding class I adenylate-forming enzyme family protein, which yields MDLATAFRWTAERYPHRRAVGGPAPMTYAEWDTRTDRVAHALSALGAGPGERAIFLLQGGEPLATLHLAAQKAGIASLPLSTRFGVDELAYCISDCSPVLVAVDETTYALAAQALETVERPPTLVWAGAPGDQPRGTASLAAETDRARSGPAPLPPTESDISVMLYTSGTTGRPKGVPRTHAAEFHATLAHLVQTGHAPGEVTLGVMPLFHTMGLRSLLASVLAAGTWVPQAKFDADASLDLITQENVSALYLVPTIFWALLQTGRLDEATSVRKLAYAGASMTPALAQRLAETLAPERFVNHFGSTEIYTFSIGPDSAAKPGCAGRAGVFSRVRLVDPDPGAHPDDIVAPGEQGQVAVSAASPEAFAGYWNRPDADAKSLRDGWYFTGDLASTDEDGDLWIAGRVDDMINSGGENIYPEEIENALAGCPDLDEVIVVGTPHDKWGHAVTAFVVGRPGVDPARTLEKVEAYARGASGLPSMKRPKRIVVVDHIPKSAVGKILRRHLASGDFSSLAETTGTAKR from the coding sequence ATGGATCTCGCCACCGCTTTCCGATGGACCGCGGAGCGCTACCCGCACCGCCGAGCCGTCGGCGGTCCTGCTCCGATGACCTACGCCGAGTGGGACACCCGGACCGATCGCGTCGCGCACGCGCTCAGCGCCTTGGGTGCCGGCCCCGGCGAGCGGGCGATCTTCCTGCTCCAGGGCGGGGAGCCCCTGGCCACGCTGCACCTGGCCGCGCAGAAGGCCGGTATCGCCTCGCTCCCGCTCTCCACCAGGTTCGGTGTCGACGAGCTCGCCTACTGCATCTCCGACTGCTCGCCGGTGCTGGTCGCGGTGGACGAGACCACCTACGCCCTGGCCGCCCAGGCGCTGGAGACCGTCGAGCGGCCGCCCACCCTCGTCTGGGCCGGCGCGCCCGGCGACCAGCCGCGCGGCACGGCCTCGCTGGCGGCCGAGACCGACCGTGCCCGCTCCGGGCCGGCCCCGCTCCCGCCGACCGAGTCGGACATCAGCGTGATGCTCTACACCTCCGGCACCACCGGGCGGCCCAAGGGCGTGCCGCGCACGCACGCCGCCGAGTTCCACGCGACGCTCGCCCACCTGGTGCAGACCGGGCACGCCCCCGGCGAGGTGACCCTCGGCGTGATGCCGCTCTTCCACACCATGGGCCTGCGCAGCCTGCTGGCGTCCGTGCTGGCCGCCGGCACCTGGGTGCCCCAGGCGAAGTTCGACGCCGACGCGTCCCTCGACCTGATCACGCAGGAGAACGTCAGTGCGCTCTACCTCGTGCCCACGATCTTCTGGGCCCTGCTCCAGACCGGCCGTCTCGACGAGGCCACGTCGGTGCGCAAGCTGGCGTACGCCGGGGCGTCGATGACCCCGGCGCTGGCCCAGAGGCTGGCCGAGACCCTGGCCCCCGAACGGTTCGTCAACCACTTCGGCAGCACCGAGATCTACACGTTCTCGATCGGCCCCGACAGTGCCGCCAAGCCCGGGTGTGCCGGCCGGGCGGGCGTCTTCTCCCGGGTCCGCCTCGTCGATCCCGACCCGGGCGCCCACCCCGACGACATCGTCGCCCCGGGTGAGCAGGGCCAGGTGGCTGTGTCAGCCGCCAGCCCGGAGGCGTTCGCCGGCTACTGGAACCGGCCGGACGCCGACGCGAAGTCCCTCCGCGACGGGTGGTACTTCACCGGCGACCTGGCCAGCACCGACGAGGACGGCGACCTGTGGATCGCCGGCCGGGTCGACGACATGATCAACTCCGGCGGGGAGAACATCTACCCCGAGGAGATCGAGAACGCCCTCGCCGGGTGTCCCGACCTCGACGAGGTCATCGTGGTCGGCACGCCGCACGACAAGTGGGGGCACGCGGTCACCGCCTTCGTCGTCGGGCGGCCCGGTGTCGACCCGGCCCGCACCCTCGAGAAGGTGGAGGCCTACGCCCGCGGCGCCTCGGGCCTGCCGTCGATGAAGCGGCCGAAGCGCATCGTCGTGGTCGACCACATCCCGAAGTCCGCGGTCGGCAAGATCCTGCGCCGGCACCTGGCCTCCGGAGACTTCTCGTCGCTCGCCGAGACCACCGGGACGGCGAAGCGATGA
- a CDS encoding FAD binding domain-containing protein — protein MNQPWKPAPFAYVRPGTTEDALTELARDGAKVLAGGQSLVPVLAMRLGRPSMLVDINAVPELRQISRSNGHLGVGATVRQRQVQYDDAAAAVPLLRLALPWVGHREIRSRGTVCGSIAHADPSAELPAVASCLDATMVVAGAEGVREIPAAEFFTGAMSTVILPEELLTEVRFPVAEEGDGFGFGEIARRHGDFALAGAAVRVRTTSAGSRARISCFGISDHPVTRDVTEQLRSALDATGTDPDESDLRRALADHADGIADDVVDTGGDAHASAAYRRQLIAGLVSRQVARAYLKSLRPHREGKP, from the coding sequence GTGAACCAGCCGTGGAAGCCCGCCCCGTTCGCCTACGTCCGCCCCGGCACGACCGAGGACGCCCTCACCGAGCTGGCCCGCGACGGCGCCAAGGTGCTGGCCGGGGGCCAGTCGCTCGTGCCGGTGCTGGCGATGCGACTGGGGCGCCCTTCCATGCTCGTCGACATCAACGCCGTCCCCGAGCTCAGGCAGATCTCGCGGAGCAACGGCCACCTCGGGGTGGGTGCGACGGTGCGGCAGCGGCAGGTGCAGTACGACGACGCCGCGGCCGCCGTACCCCTGCTGCGGCTCGCGCTGCCCTGGGTCGGCCACCGCGAGATCCGCAGCCGCGGCACCGTCTGCGGCAGCATCGCGCACGCCGACCCGTCGGCCGAGCTGCCCGCGGTCGCCTCCTGCCTGGACGCCACCATGGTGGTCGCCGGCGCCGAGGGCGTGCGGGAGATCCCGGCAGCTGAGTTCTTCACCGGTGCGATGAGCACCGTGATCCTGCCCGAGGAGCTCCTGACCGAGGTCCGGTTCCCGGTCGCCGAGGAGGGCGACGGCTTCGGGTTCGGCGAGATTGCCCGCCGGCACGGCGACTTCGCCCTGGCGGGCGCGGCAGTCCGGGTGCGCACCACCAGCGCCGGCTCCCGCGCCCGGATCAGCTGCTTCGGCATCTCCGACCACCCGGTCACCCGCGACGTCACCGAACAGCTGCGCTCGGCACTCGACGCCACCGGCACCGACCCCGACGAGTCCGACCTGCGCCGGGCGCTGGCCGACCACGCGGACGGCATCGCCGACGACGTGGTGGACACCGGTGGGGACGCGCACGCCAGTGCGGCCTACCGCCGCCAGCTGATCGCCGGCCTGGTCTCCCGCCAGGTCGCCCGGGCCTACCTGAAGTCCCTCCGACCACACCGAGAGGGGAAGCCCTGA
- a CDS encoding xanthine dehydrogenase family Fe-S subunit, whose translation MSLPYAYARTEADDTVDVTMTVNGSEVTLSLPARITLSDALRDHLGLTGTHVGCEHGICGMCTILVDGQASRACLLFAVQLEGAEITTVEGLGRQDDLHPLQESFSKHHALQCGFCTPGFLMSSYDLLTHEPDVATEDLPEELSGVLCRCTGYRNIIDAVDEVAHAHRDGLPGPGNCAQRTLVGRTPSGAGPAAAAEVATAAVPGHHPDEIALPTGEPTITVDVTSQLESAPTEVAQVFGDIRLLARCLPGAELTDELGDDWYRGRARIALGPVRLSFDGMAQVLEQRDDRLVLRAQGKDTGGGSAQAEIVMSATPAGTGVSLHAEARVFLTGRVASFGRSLAGDVSRRMFEDFARGMDRAAAGAEPDVGAKPPGAVAILVGALSDRARARLRSLRQRSRDRTTRRDRRRTPSRDER comes from the coding sequence ATGAGCCTCCCGTACGCCTACGCCCGCACCGAGGCCGACGACACCGTCGACGTCACCATGACCGTCAACGGCAGCGAGGTCACGCTGTCCCTTCCGGCCCGGATCACGCTGTCCGACGCGCTCCGGGACCACCTCGGCCTGACCGGCACCCACGTCGGGTGCGAGCACGGGATCTGCGGGATGTGCACGATCCTCGTCGACGGCCAGGCCTCCCGTGCCTGCCTCCTCTTCGCGGTCCAGCTCGAGGGTGCCGAGATCACCACCGTCGAGGGCCTCGGCCGCCAGGACGACCTGCACCCGCTGCAGGAGTCGTTCAGCAAGCACCACGCCCTCCAGTGCGGCTTCTGCACGCCCGGCTTCCTGATGAGCTCCTACGACCTGCTCACCCACGAGCCCGACGTCGCGACCGAGGACCTGCCCGAAGAGCTGTCCGGAGTCCTGTGCCGGTGCACTGGCTACCGCAACATCATCGACGCCGTCGACGAGGTGGCGCACGCCCACCGCGACGGGCTGCCCGGGCCGGGCAACTGTGCGCAGCGCACCCTGGTCGGTCGTACGCCGTCTGGTGCAGGCCCTGCCGCCGCCGCGGAGGTGGCCACGGCCGCCGTGCCGGGGCACCACCCCGACGAGATCGCGCTCCCCACGGGCGAGCCCACGATCACCGTCGACGTCACCAGCCAGCTCGAGTCGGCGCCCACCGAGGTGGCGCAGGTCTTCGGCGACATCCGGCTGCTTGCCCGCTGCCTGCCCGGCGCGGAGCTGACCGACGAGCTCGGGGACGACTGGTACCGCGGCCGGGCCCGCATCGCGCTCGGCCCGGTGCGCCTGTCCTTCGACGGCATGGCGCAGGTGCTCGAGCAGCGCGACGACCGCCTCGTGCTGAGGGCCCAGGGCAAGGACACCGGTGGCGGGAGCGCCCAGGCGGAGATCGTGATGTCCGCGACCCCCGCAGGGACCGGCGTCTCACTGCACGCCGAGGCCCGGGTGTTCCTCACCGGCCGGGTCGCCAGCTTCGGTCGGTCCCTCGCCGGTGACGTCAGCCGCCGCATGTTCGAGGACTTCGCGCGCGGCATGGACCGGGCCGCGGCCGGGGCTGAGCCCGATGTGGGCGCGAAGCCACCCGGTGCCGTCGCGATCCTCGTCGGTGCCCTGTCCGACCGGGCCCGCGCCCGCCTCCGGAGCCTCCGGCAACGCAGCCGGGACCGCACCACGCGACGTGACAGGCGTCGTACCCCCTCGAGAGACGAACGGTGA
- a CDS encoding PadR family transcriptional regulator, with the protein MSMGKLTTTSYVVLGMVAMRGPSTSYDLKRAVNHSVGYFWPFPHAQLYSEPKRLEELGLLDLEVEPEGRRRQTYSITHEGRDALGAWLAEPTTEQLQVRDVAELKLFFGEFARPEDVLNLAREQIRQHEDRIEVYESMQARFSEREDVADRMVPLQLGLELEYAALKFWRKLEKERSSA; encoded by the coding sequence ATGTCAATGGGAAAACTGACCACGACGTCGTACGTCGTGCTCGGCATGGTGGCGATGCGCGGACCCAGCACGTCCTACGACCTGAAACGGGCTGTGAACCACTCGGTGGGCTACTTCTGGCCCTTTCCCCATGCGCAGCTCTACTCCGAGCCGAAGCGGCTCGAGGAGCTCGGCCTGCTCGACCTCGAGGTGGAGCCGGAAGGCAGACGCCGGCAGACCTACTCGATCACCCACGAGGGCCGCGACGCGCTGGGCGCCTGGCTGGCCGAGCCCACCACGGAGCAGCTGCAGGTGCGCGACGTCGCCGAGCTCAAGCTCTTCTTCGGCGAGTTCGCCCGGCCCGAGGACGTGCTCAACCTGGCTCGTGAGCAGATCCGCCAGCACGAGGACCGCATCGAGGTCTACGAGTCCATGCAGGCGCGCTTCTCCGAGCGTGAGGACGTCGCCGACCGCATGGTGCCGCTGCAGCTCGGGCTCGAGCTCGAGTACGCCGCGCTGAAGTTCTGGCGAAAGCTGGAGAAGGAGCGCAGCTCTGCCTAG
- a CDS encoding xanthine dehydrogenase family protein molybdopterin-binding subunit has translation MTPSEKTGPSRIEDPALLTGQGRFLDDMDPLPGTLVATVVRSPHAHARIKAVHLDVARNHPGVAAVIGPEEVLATLRPFPLSVKAPTPYYPTATDKTRFVGEPVVVVVAADRYAAEDAAELVEIEYEVLPAVVRTDQALEDDAPRLHDQADSNVATDRTFTFGEVDAAFDRAAHTVTGSYSFPRYSSTPMECYSVVADWQDRADGPEITAWSNFHGPFSMAPVVAGSLGIPTSSLRLVVPADIGGSFGIKSAVYPYIALMALASKHAGRPVRWTEDRLEHLQASSSGSDRLMTFSAAVDDDGVVSALRVDLVDNVGAYLRPPEPSTLYRCFGNITGAYRIEQVEIRARAVVTNKAPTGLNRGFGGQQLYFGLERLIDDIAAELGLDPADVRRRNLLDADQFPHATPSGGIYDSGDYHRAFELALANVDYDRLRKEQAVARGNGEWMGIGMATIVDPSATNIGYVGLATPVQDRTAKRGKSGSTEHVRISVDLQGVVSVLLGTVPQGQGHATVARDIVARHLGLPVEQVRPRVEMDTNSTPWTISSGSYSSRFAPLLTSALLEAADRIAATIKIAAGVLLEADPGTLELADGTVRVVDEPSRSVEFRHAAGLVHWDPGSLPEGVSARLYEEAAFTPPQSKAASRTDQINSSLCYGFVAEVVVVRIDPETLRITIENVSSVHDAGTILNQTLVDGQIHGALAQALGGALYEEMTYSDSGQPTAGTFMDYLCPTSAEACFPLVSDHVVTPSPLTRLGAKGSGEGSSMSLPVAIANAVADALAPEGIAINSLPLHGNVLHQLLHQTKGT, from the coding sequence ATGACCCCGTCGGAGAAGACCGGGCCGAGCCGGATCGAGGACCCCGCCCTGCTCACCGGGCAGGGCCGCTTCCTCGACGACATGGACCCGCTGCCGGGCACCCTCGTCGCCACGGTGGTGCGCAGCCCCCATGCGCACGCCCGGATCAAGGCGGTGCACCTCGACGTGGCACGCAACCACCCGGGCGTGGCCGCGGTGATCGGCCCCGAGGAGGTGCTGGCCACCCTGCGGCCGTTCCCGCTGTCGGTGAAGGCGCCGACGCCCTACTACCCGACCGCGACCGACAAGACCCGCTTCGTCGGCGAGCCCGTCGTGGTGGTCGTGGCCGCCGACCGGTACGCCGCCGAGGATGCCGCCGAGCTCGTCGAGATCGAGTACGAGGTGCTGCCCGCCGTCGTACGCACGGACCAGGCGCTCGAGGACGACGCACCCCGGCTGCACGACCAGGCCGACAGCAACGTCGCCACCGACCGCACCTTCACGTTCGGCGAGGTCGACGCGGCGTTCGACCGGGCGGCGCACACCGTGACCGGCAGCTACTCGTTCCCGCGCTACTCCTCCACGCCCATGGAGTGCTACTCCGTCGTGGCCGACTGGCAGGACCGCGCCGACGGACCTGAGATCACGGCGTGGTCGAACTTCCACGGCCCGTTCTCGATGGCCCCGGTGGTGGCCGGCAGCCTCGGCATCCCGACCTCCTCGCTGCGGCTCGTCGTCCCGGCCGACATCGGCGGCAGCTTCGGTATCAAGTCGGCCGTCTACCCCTACATCGCACTGATGGCCCTCGCCAGCAAGCACGCCGGCCGGCCGGTGCGCTGGACCGAGGACCGGCTCGAGCACCTGCAGGCCAGCTCGTCGGGGTCCGACCGGCTGATGACGTTCTCCGCCGCGGTCGACGACGACGGAGTCGTCAGCGCACTGCGCGTCGACCTCGTCGACAACGTCGGCGCCTACCTGCGCCCCCCGGAGCCCAGCACGCTCTACCGCTGCTTCGGCAACATCACCGGTGCCTACCGCATCGAGCAGGTCGAGATCCGGGCCCGCGCGGTGGTCACCAACAAGGCACCGACCGGGCTCAACCGCGGGTTCGGAGGCCAGCAGCTCTACTTCGGCCTCGAGCGTCTGATCGACGACATCGCCGCCGAGCTCGGCCTCGACCCGGCCGACGTACGCCGGCGCAACCTGCTCGACGCCGACCAGTTCCCCCATGCCACACCCAGCGGCGGGATCTACGACAGCGGCGACTACCACCGCGCCTTCGAGCTGGCCCTCGCGAACGTCGACTACGACCGGCTGCGCAAGGAGCAGGCCGTCGCCCGGGGCAACGGGGAGTGGATGGGCATCGGCATGGCCACGATCGTCGACCCCTCCGCCACGAACATCGGGTACGTCGGCCTGGCCACTCCGGTGCAGGACCGGACCGCGAAGCGCGGCAAGTCAGGCTCGACCGAGCACGTCCGGATCAGCGTCGACCTGCAGGGCGTGGTCTCGGTGCTGCTCGGCACCGTCCCGCAGGGCCAGGGCCACGCGACCGTGGCCCGCGACATCGTCGCCAGACACCTCGGGCTTCCCGTCGAGCAGGTGCGCCCGCGCGTCGAGATGGACACCAACAGCACGCCCTGGACGATCAGCTCCGGCAGCTACTCCTCACGGTTCGCGCCGCTGCTGACCAGCGCCCTCCTGGAGGCCGCCGACCGCATCGCGGCCACCATCAAGATCGCGGCCGGTGTGCTGCTGGAAGCCGATCCCGGGACCCTCGAGCTGGCCGACGGCACGGTGCGTGTCGTCGACGAGCCCTCCCGGTCGGTGGAGTTCCGGCACGCCGCCGGGCTCGTGCACTGGGATCCGGGTTCGCTGCCCGAGGGCGTCTCGGCCCGGCTCTACGAGGAGGCGGCGTTCACCCCGCCGCAGTCGAAGGCGGCCTCGCGCACCGACCAGATCAACTCCAGCCTGTGCTACGGGTTCGTGGCCGAGGTGGTCGTCGTACGGATCGACCCGGAGACGCTGCGGATCACCATCGAGAACGTCTCGAGCGTGCACGACGCCGGCACGATCCTGAACCAGACCCTGGTCGACGGCCAGATCCACGGGGCGCTCGCGCAGGCCCTCGGAGGGGCGCTCTACGAGGAGATGACCTACTCCGACTCCGGCCAGCCGACCGCGGGCACCTTCATGGACTACCTGTGCCCGACCTCGGCGGAGGCGTGCTTCCCGCTGGTCAGCGACCACGTGGTGACGCCCTCGCCCCTGACCCGGCTCGGCGCGAAGGGCTCCGGTGAGGGCAGCTCGATGAGTCTTCCCGTCGCCATCGCCAACGCCGTCGCCGACGCACTCGCCCCCGAGGGCATCGCCATCAACTCGCTGCCCCTGCACGGGAACGTCCTCCACCAACTGCTCCACCAGACGAAAGGAACCTGA
- a CDS encoding enoyl-CoA hydratase/isomerase family protein, which translates to MPLTGGKIRLDRSHDGRVANLTLSHGRYNVITWETRQVMADRFAEIDADRKVQVVVIRAEGEHFTSGGDIAGFMEVDPVDLTDLGHNVTAAARSPKPVIAAIDGYCFGVGLELALSCDIRIATDRSRFALPEMKLGMIPGSGGTQRLARLIGLSRAKYHILTGERITGQQALDWGLTSHNCADAEELEKQTDTVVSMLLGYSPMALRTAKEVLDRGIDGPLYTGIELERKAYSMLRASHDFAEGVAAFGEKRAPKFEGR; encoded by the coding sequence ATGCCCCTCACCGGAGGCAAGATCCGTCTCGACCGCAGCCACGACGGCCGAGTCGCCAACCTGACGCTGTCGCACGGCCGCTACAACGTCATCACCTGGGAGACCCGCCAGGTGATGGCCGACCGATTCGCCGAGATCGACGCGGACCGGAAGGTGCAGGTCGTCGTGATCCGGGCCGAGGGCGAGCACTTCACCTCCGGCGGCGACATCGCCGGCTTCATGGAGGTCGACCCGGTCGACCTGACCGACCTCGGCCACAACGTGACCGCTGCGGCTCGCAGCCCCAAGCCGGTCATCGCCGCGATCGACGGCTACTGCTTCGGGGTCGGCCTCGAGCTGGCGCTGTCCTGCGACATCCGGATCGCCACCGACCGGTCGCGGTTCGCCCTCCCCGAGATGAAGCTCGGCATGATCCCCGGCAGCGGCGGAACGCAGCGCCTGGCCCGGCTGATCGGCCTGTCCCGGGCGAAGTACCACATCCTCACCGGCGAGCGGATCACCGGACAGCAGGCCCTCGACTGGGGCCTCACCTCGCACAACTGCGCCGACGCCGAGGAGCTCGAGAAGCAGACCGACACGGTCGTCTCCATGCTGCTGGGCTACTCGCCGATGGCGCTGCGGACCGCCAAGGAGGTCCTCGACCGGGGCATCGACGGCCCGCTCTACACGGGCATCGAGCTGGAGCGCAAGGCCTACTCCATGCTGCGCGCCAGCCACGACTTCGCCGAGGGCGTCGCCGCGTTCGGAGAGAAGCGCGCCCCGAAGTTCGAGGGTCGGTGA